The DNA window GTTTCCGTCGGCGTGCTGGTCGGGGTGTTCGTGGGAGTGGCTGTCGGCGCCTGCTCAAGGCAGTATATATTATAATCACCTTAAGAGCCGTCATAAAGCCTGCCGTCACTCCCAAGCGCAGGAGAGGAAAGCACCCAGCCAGCCGCGCCATAACTCCACGCCAGCCCGCCCGCTGAGTTCAGGGAGTATATATTGTAATCAAAAGAACCGACATAAAGCCTCCCGTCACTCCCAAGCGCAGGAGAGGACTGCACATTGTTCGCCGTGCGATAACTCCACGCCAGCCCGCCCGCTGAGTTCAGGGAGTACATATTATTATCACTAGACCCGACATACACCCCCCCGTCACTCCCAATCGCAGGAGAGGAAGGCACATAGTCCGCCGCGCTATAACTCCACGCCAGCCCGCCCGCTGAGTTCAGGGAGTACATATTATTATCATTAGACCCGACATAAACCCCCCCGTCACTCCCAATCGCAGGAGAGGAATACACATAGTACGCCGCGCTATAACTCCACGCCAGCCCGCCCGCTGAGTTCAGGCAGTATATATTGTTATCATAATAGCCGGACCCGACATAAAGCCACCCGTCACTCCCAAGCGCAGG is part of the Candidatus Auribacterota bacterium genome and encodes:
- a CDS encoding PQQ-binding-like beta-propeller repeat protein; the protein is PALGSDGWLYVGSGYYDNNIYCLNSAGGLAWSYSAAYYVYSSPAIGSDGGVYVGSNDNNMYSLNSAGGLAWSYSAADYVPSSPAIGSDGGVYVGSSDNNMYSLNSAGGLAWSYRTANNVQSSPALGSDGRLYVGSFDYNIYSLNSAGGLAWSYGAAGWVLSSPALGSDGRLYDGS